A genomic region of Ignavibacteria bacterium contains the following coding sequences:
- a CDS encoding T9SS type A sorting domain-containing protein: MDASELILDNWSFTMKFSLKIILFLILLISEIQSQTFTNISQQAGVNIMFADYLAVGDINRDGYLDLYVARDIWGSSGQNDYLFLNNRNGTFRDVYDESGLRRHGFHGHSVAFGDYDNDGDLDLYIGNDTLYINNGIGSFSPIKILNGFNFPQDITRGAYTLDLNNDGLVDILMTYYPWQSLEYSMVLINKGNNVFEDKNLIEFGLPHSFRVFWADFNNDIKPDLMLQRRPPQIGYLVTDIYLNQGTTNFLPLSSAGFFIKGERDFGDIDNDGDIDFIITNPANVIKLFRNNNDGTFSDITTAAGININVSYGGPSMADFNNDGYLDIYISQNDSLDFLFINKKNNTFVNIIPDSGNLRHGGYAVILDFDRDGDLDIYAGNEALQPYNNYENFLYRNNLSDRYDGSNNWIVINLVGIKSNRDGIGSKLSSYSSAGIKHLQQVRYAGSKHVPQSMLPVHFGLGNSNIVDSLIIQWPSGIRQIIYNLPVNQYLTIFEDTTLSNVEDKIVNKNYSYSLSQNYPNPFNPTTKIKFSISDGSNNQGGLTTGFGFTTLKVFDLLGRELATLVNEPKQPGVYEIEFDASKYGLSSGVYLYQLRSGSFSSTKKLVYLR, encoded by the coding sequence ATGGATGCCTCTGAATTAATTTTAGATAATTGGAGTTTTACCATGAAGTTTAGTTTAAAGATTATATTATTTTTAATATTATTAATATCAGAAATACAATCACAAACTTTTACAAATATAAGCCAGCAAGCTGGGGTAAATATAATGTTTGCTGACTATCTAGCAGTAGGAGACATAAATAGAGATGGTTATTTAGACCTTTATGTTGCAAGAGATATTTGGGGAAGTAGTGGGCAGAATGATTATTTATTTCTCAACAACAGAAACGGTACATTTAGGGATGTTTACGATGAATCCGGACTCCGGCGTCATGGATTTCACGGCCATAGTGTAGCTTTTGGTGATTATGATAACGACGGTGATTTAGATTTATATATTGGAAATGATACACTTTATATAAACAACGGAATTGGTAGTTTTTCCCCAATTAAAATTCTTAATGGCTTTAACTTTCCTCAGGATATCACGAGGGGAGCTTACACTTTAGATTTGAATAATGATGGTTTAGTAGATATTCTAATGACATACTATCCTTGGCAATCATTAGAGTATTCTATGGTTTTGATCAATAAAGGAAATAATGTCTTTGAGGATAAAAATCTTATTGAATTTGGGCTACCACATTCATTCAGAGTTTTTTGGGCAGACTTTAACAATGACATCAAACCAGATTTAATGCTTCAAAGACGTCCTCCACAAATCGGATATCTTGTTACTGATATCTATTTAAACCAAGGAACAACAAATTTTCTACCATTATCATCCGCTGGCTTTTTCATAAAGGGTGAAAGAGACTTTGGTGATATCGATAATGATGGGGATATAGATTTTATAATTACAAATCCGGCAAATGTTATTAAACTCTTCAGAAATAATAATGATGGTACGTTCTCAGATATAACTACCGCTGCAGGAATTAACATTAATGTTAGTTACGGTGGACCCTCAATGGCTGATTTCAATAATGATGGTTATCTGGATATCTATATTTCACAAAATGATTCATTAGATTTCTTGTTCATAAATAAAAAAAATAACACCTTTGTAAATATAATACCAGATAGCGGGAATTTACGCCATGGCGGTTATGCAGTAATATTAGACTTTGACCGTGATGGAGACCTTGATATATATGCGGGGAATGAAGCTTTGCAACCGTATAACAATTATGAAAATTTCTTGTACCGAAATAACCTCTCAGATAGGTATGATGGTAGCAACAATTGGATAGTGATTAATTTAGTTGGAATAAAAAGTAACCGCGATGGCATAGGGAGTAAATTATCTTCTTACAGCTCAGCAGGCATTAAGCATCTGCAACAAGTTAGATATGCAGGGTCAAAACATGTACCCCAGAGTATGCTACCTGTTCATTTTGGCTTGGGAAACTCAAATATAGTTGATAGCCTTATAATTCAATGGCCAAGTGGTATAAGGCAAATCATTTATAACTTGCCTGTAAACCAATACTTAACAATATTCGAAGATACTACACTGTCAAATGTTGAAGATAAAATTGTAAATAAAAATTATAGTTACTCCCTCAGCCAAAATTATCCTAACCCATTTAACCCAACGACTAAAATAAAATTTTCGATCTCAGATGGTTCGAACAACCAAGGCGGACTCACCACAGGTTTTGGATTTACTACCTTGAAAGTTTTCGATTTACTCGGTAGAGAATTAGCAACGCTCGTCAATGAGCCAAAGCAACCTGGTGTATATGAAATTGAATTCGATGCGAGTAAGTATGGATTGAGTTCGGGAGTGTATTTGTATCAACTACGTTCAGGTTCGTTTAGTTCAACAAAGAAGCTTGTCTACCTAAGGTAA
- a CDS encoding T9SS type A sorting domain-containing protein has product MQKRGFVASNLEYNLIGNYPNPFNPQTKIRFSIKETGKVLLTVHDILGTHIATLIDEVKPQGKYEVTFDGGTLPSGTYIYRLTSNGFTSVKKMLLTK; this is encoded by the coding sequence ATGCAGAAGAGGGGTTTTGTAGCTAGCAACTTGGAATATAATTTAATCGGTAATTATCCAAACCCTTTCAATCCGCAGACTAAGATACGTTTCTCTATAAAAGAGACTGGTAAAGTTTTATTAACCGTGCACGACATTTTAGGAACACACATTGCAACACTTATAGATGAAGTAAAACCTCAAGGTAAATACGAAGTAACGTTTGATGGAGGAACTCTACCAAGCGGTACTTACATTTACCGATTAACATCGAACGGATTTACTTCGGTAAAAAAAATGTTACTAACGAAGTAA
- a CDS encoding T9SS type A sorting domain-containing protein gives MRSLITLLILTSTLFAKIDTTQNFFPLAVGNIWQYMYDDGRLSRIQVWQDSIDENGYRYFWVSGELYKVSPAKDSIILISGGGYPDRLIYKFPITHRGQWWRVQYDTGTFPITAHVVDIFPISFWGKLTTVADIRYHANLDTTFPTTEWMYTDELADGLGLIWWGWEVEYKTLIGCVIDGDTIGIIVNVDDEKENKPDKFELYQNYPNPFNSSTTISFTILREEFVELSVYNCLGERIKVLKNELLRPGNYTIKFDASGFSSGIYFYRLTTPKGSITKKMLCVK, from the coding sequence ATGAGAAGCTTAATAACGCTATTAATATTAACGAGTACTTTATTCGCTAAAATAGATACAACACAGAACTTTTTTCCCCTTGCCGTTGGTAATATCTGGCAGTATATGTATGATGATGGAAGGTTAAGTCGAATACAAGTATGGCAAGATTCGATTGATGAAAATGGATATAGATATTTTTGGGTAAGTGGCGAATTATATAAAGTCAGCCCAGCAAAAGATAGTATTATACTTATTTCGGGTGGTGGATACCCTGACCGGTTAATCTACAAATTCCCGATAACACATCGAGGGCAATGGTGGAGAGTTCAATACGATACTGGGACATTTCCAATTACAGCTCATGTAGTTGATATTTTTCCAATTTCATTTTGGGGTAAACTGACTACTGTCGCCGATATTAGATATCATGCAAACTTGGATACAACATTCCCAACGACAGAATGGATGTATACTGATGAGCTTGCAGATGGACTTGGACTAATTTGGTGGGGATGGGAAGTAGAATATAAAACATTGATCGGCTGCGTAATAGATGGAGATACCATTGGCATTATTGTTAATGTTGATGACGAAAAAGAAAATAAACCGGATAAATTTGAATTGTACCAGAACTACCCTAATCCATTTAATTCATCGACCACTATATCTTTTACAATTCTAAGGGAAGAATTTGTCGAATTAAGTGTTTATAACTGTTTGGGTGAAAGAATAAAAGTACTTAAAAACGAACTGCTAAGACCTGGTAATTACACAATTAAATTTGATGCTAGCGGATTCTCATCGGGCATATACTTTTATCGCTTAACAACTCCAAAAGGTTCAATAACTAAAAAAATGCTTTGCGTAAAATAA
- a CDS encoding alkaline phosphatase family protein, producing the protein MKYLTKLFLLQILILSLSLSLYAQNKPYVILISMDGFRWDYIYRGITPNLNKLKDEGVHALSLRPSFPSKTFPNHYSIITGMYPENHGIIFNSFTNIFTGETYRIGDTITTRQSKWYKGEAFWETANRHNIKTASFFWVGSEQDVSYKQPTYFHPYDQKISFEERVNGVIKWLQLPENERPQFITLYFEEPDSKGHSFGPNSPETNKAIALVDSMLGLLINSLKKIEMEDKVNIIVVSDHGMTEVSDKRIIKIEEILKDYKCKFYGMGTSIMIDAEPDKLNEIYQVLKKNEKNYRVYTKENIPEYFHFSENPFILPIIVIAETGWTLVTDEYFKRGRTYSVRGDHGFDNHHLDMHGIFIAKGPAFKSGYQTGTLWNVDVYPLLCKIFNITPNNLIDGDINRIGFILR; encoded by the coding sequence ATGAAGTACTTGACCAAACTATTTCTTCTTCAAATTTTAATTCTCTCATTAAGTCTAAGTCTTTATGCTCAAAACAAACCTTATGTAATTCTTATCTCAATGGACGGTTTCAGATGGGATTACATCTATCGAGGCATTACTCCAAATCTTAATAAACTCAAAGATGAAGGCGTTCACGCTCTTTCACTTCGACCGTCGTTTCCATCAAAAACATTTCCAAATCATTATTCAATTATCACCGGAATGTATCCAGAAAATCATGGAATAATTTTTAACTCGTTCACAAATATTTTCACTGGAGAAACTTACCGAATTGGTGATACTATTACAACGCGTCAAAGCAAATGGTACAAAGGCGAAGCATTCTGGGAAACAGCAAATCGTCATAACATAAAAACAGCTAGCTTCTTCTGGGTCGGATCCGAGCAGGATGTAAGTTACAAACAACCAACTTATTTTCATCCCTACGATCAAAAAATTTCTTTCGAAGAAAGAGTTAACGGAGTTATCAAATGGCTGCAGCTTCCCGAAAATGAACGACCACAATTTATAACGCTGTATTTCGAGGAACCTGATTCAAAAGGACACTCCTTCGGACCAAACTCACCAGAAACAAACAAAGCCATTGCATTGGTTGATAGCATGCTCGGGCTTTTAATCAACAGCTTAAAGAAAATTGAAATGGAAGATAAAGTTAACATCATTGTTGTTTCCGATCACGGTATGACTGAAGTAAGTGATAAAAGAATTATCAAAATCGAAGAAATATTGAAAGACTATAAATGCAAATTTTATGGAATGGGCACATCAATTATGATTGACGCTGAACCCGATAAATTAAACGAAATTTATCAAGTGCTGAAAAAGAACGAAAAAAATTATCGCGTCTATACGAAAGAGAATATCCCCGAATACTTTCACTTTTCAGAGAATCCATTCATACTCCCAATAATTGTAATTGCTGAAACTGGCTGGACACTTGTGACAGATGAGTATTTCAAAAGAGGCAGAACTTACAGCGTTCGCGGTGATCATGGCTTTGATAATCATCATCTTGATATGCATGGAATTTTTATCGCAAAAGGTCCTGCTTTTAAGTCAGGCTACCAAACGGGAACCTTATGGAATGTTGATGTATATCCTTTACTGTGCAAAATCTTCAACATCACACCAAATAATCTAATTGATGGAGACATTAACAGAATTGGATTTATATTGAGGTAA
- a CDS encoding site-specific DNA-methyltransferase → MNVNKRKNGTKTSSFGSPGRINHDSTSFYSSRLYEGLPKEEIVDYVENSISKELINTIFCKSSENMDELPDSSVHLMVTSPPYNVGKEYDENLTLEEYRKFLKKVWKETKRVLVPGGRMCINIANLGRKPYIPLHAFLIEDILDLGFLMRGEIIWNKASSGSPSTAWGSWLSAKNPTLRDIHEYILVFSKGTYSRENLERKSTISKEEFLEFTKSVWTFAAEPATKVGHPAPFPVELPYRLIQLYTFENEVILDPFMGSGQTAIAALKSGRNFVGYEINKSYVKLAEKRIREFSLEFNSPNLFELNKK, encoded by the coding sequence ATGAATGTGAACAAAAGGAAAAATGGAACAAAAACCAGTTCTTTTGGCTCGCCTGGCAGAATTAATCACGATTCTACCTCTTTTTATTCAAGTAGATTGTATGAAGGATTACCTAAGGAAGAAATTGTAGATTATGTAGAAAATTCAATTTCTAAGGAATTGATAAATACAATTTTTTGCAAATCAAGTGAAAATATGGACGAACTTCCTGATAGTAGTGTTCATTTGATGGTTACTTCTCCGCCTTATAATGTAGGTAAGGAGTATGATGAAAATCTTACTCTTGAAGAATACAGAAAATTTCTAAAAAAAGTTTGGAAAGAAACAAAAAGAGTACTGGTGCCCGGTGGTAGAATGTGTATCAACATTGCCAATCTCGGAAGGAAGCCATACATTCCACTTCATGCTTTCTTAATTGAAGATATACTTGATCTAGGATTTTTAATGCGCGGTGAAATAATCTGGAATAAAGCATCGAGCGGGAGCCCTTCGACAGCATGGGGCAGCTGGTTATCTGCTAAAAATCCGACTTTAAGAGATATTCACGAGTATATTTTAGTTTTTTCTAAAGGGACTTACTCGAGAGAAAACCTGGAGAGAAAAAGCACAATTTCAAAAGAAGAATTTCTTGAATTTACAAAGAGTGTGTGGACATTTGCTGCAGAACCCGCTACAAAAGTTGGGCATCCTGCTCCTTTCCCGGTTGAACTGCCATATCGTTTGATTCAACTTTATACTTTTGAAAATGAGGTTATTCTTGATCCATTTATGGGAAGCGGGCAAACTGCAATTGCTGCTTTAAAATCTGGACGAAACTTTGTCGGTTATGAAATCAACAAAAGTTATGTAAAGTTAGCCGAGAAAAGAATTAGAGAGTTTTCACTGGAATTCAATTCGCCAAATTTGTTTGAATTAAATAAAAAGTAA
- a CDS encoding acetaldehyde dehydrogenase (acetylating), which produces MQLDKDLQSIQEVRDLCKRAKEAQLEFKHYTQSQVDKIVKAMADAAYEAREKLAKMAVEETGFGNVQDKITKNIFGSKFVYESIKDLKTVGVVNVYENGKIIEIAEPMGVVAALIPSTNPTSTMIYKALISVKARNSIVASPHPAAAKCTLETAKILEEAAVKEGAPRGLINCLSIPTLEGTNELMKHRDVAIILATGSSQMVRAAYSAGKPAYGVGPGNVPAFIERTANIKKAVADIFTGKTFDNGVLCSSEQAIVCDRPIREKVIEECKRNGGYFVNAEEKKMLEAVLVRDGRINPEIVGRSAPVIAQKAGFNVPPNTRVLICELNSVGKQEPLSMEKLSPILAFYTEEGWLNACHRCIDILEFGGLGHTLVIHSNDKDIIMKFALEKPTFRILVNTVAALGAVGYTTALYPSMTLGPGTWGGSIISENVTAKHLLNYKKLAFETNPMNPDSGASLNSFTGASFVSHSHSDKPSTGWIQEIEERMRIRAGNPPLKETYTYEKGKYPTGPKTGTLGSGISEEEVERIIREFKKS; this is translated from the coding sequence ATGCAGCTGGATAAAGATTTGCAATCAATCCAAGAAGTAAGAGATCTCTGCAAGAGAGCAAAAGAAGCTCAATTGGAATTTAAGCACTACACACAATCGCAAGTTGATAAAATCGTCAAGGCAATGGCAGATGCTGCGTATGAGGCCAGAGAAAAACTTGCAAAGATGGCAGTTGAAGAAACTGGTTTCGGAAATGTTCAGGATAAAATCACAAAAAATATTTTTGGTTCTAAATTTGTTTATGAATCAATAAAAGACTTAAAGACGGTTGGTGTAGTAAATGTTTATGAGAATGGAAAAATAATTGAAATTGCCGAGCCGATGGGAGTTGTGGCTGCTCTAATACCTTCCACGAATCCAACTTCAACAATGATTTACAAAGCTTTGATCTCCGTTAAAGCTCGGAATTCAATTGTCGCGTCACCACATCCAGCAGCAGCAAAATGTACACTTGAAACAGCAAAAATTTTAGAAGAAGCTGCAGTAAAAGAAGGAGCTCCAAGAGGGCTGATAAATTGTCTTTCCATCCCAACTCTTGAAGGGACAAACGAATTGATGAAGCATCGGGATGTCGCTATTATTCTGGCTACGGGAAGCAGTCAGATGGTGAGAGCTGCATATAGTGCCGGGAAGCCGGCTTATGGCGTAGGTCCAGGAAATGTACCAGCATTTATAGAACGAACAGCAAATATCAAAAAAGCTGTTGCCGACATTTTTACAGGCAAAACATTCGATAATGGTGTTCTTTGCTCGTCTGAACAAGCAATTGTATGTGACAGACCTATTCGTGAAAAAGTAATTGAAGAATGTAAAAGAAACGGCGGTTACTTTGTTAACGCTGAAGAAAAGAAAATGCTCGAAGCCGTTCTTGTTAGAGATGGAAGAATTAATCCAGAGATTGTTGGAAGATCAGCTCCGGTAATTGCTCAAAAGGCTGGTTTCAATGTTCCACCAAATACCAGAGTTCTAATCTGTGAATTAAATTCTGTTGGTAAACAAGAACCACTCTCAATGGAAAAACTTTCTCCTATTCTTGCTTTTTATACAGAGGAAGGTTGGTTAAATGCCTGTCATCGTTGCATTGATATTCTTGAATTTGGCGGATTGGGTCACACACTGGTTATTCATTCAAATGATAAAGATATAATTATGAAATTTGCTTTAGAGAAGCCAACGTTTAGAATTCTTGTCAATACAGTTGCAGCACTTGGTGCTGTTGGTTACACGACAGCACTTTATCCATCGATGACGCTTGGTCCAGGAACCTGGGGCGGCTCGATTATCTCAGAAAATGTAACAGCAAAGCATTTGCTTAATTACAAAAAACTTGCCTTCGAAACCAACCCAATGAATCCCGACTCAGGTGCAAGCTTGAATTCTTTTACTGGGGCAAGTTTTGTATCTCATTCTCATTCAGATAAACCATCTACAGGTTGGATTCAGGAAATTGAAGAAAGAATGAGAATTCGAGCAGGCAATCCGCCATTAAAGGAAACTTACACTTACGAAAAAGGAAAGTATCCAACAGGACCAAAAACGGGAACTCTTGGTTCAGGAATTTCCGAAGAAGAAGTTGAGAGAATTATTAGAGAATTCAAGAAGAGTTAA
- a CDS encoding LD-carboxypeptidase, translating into MNRRKFLAASAFTFFASGLSSYTQPFLFSQSKLKSKEKRSIKPKRLKEGERVGIIAPASFITEEDFEKIKVNLENIGLIAVPSKNLFKKTGYLAGADQERVEDLHEMFARKDIAGIFCARGGYGTPRILHLINYDLIRKNPKVIIGYSDITALLIAIYVKTGLITFHGPVGISTFNDFTKNYMKQILFEASDYVDLISEPETLDENEKQISSIGNEIIKISSGKAEGNLVGGNLSLLISLLGTEFDFNPENKIIFIEEVGEEPYRIDRMLTHLINSKKIGKCKAVVMGVFSNCEVKKENPSFRDSFTLREVLVDRLSFLRIPVIYGLSFGHIKNKFTLPIGVRAMIDVEKEKFALLEPAVR; encoded by the coding sequence ATGAATAGAAGGAAATTTTTAGCTGCATCAGCATTTACGTTTTTTGCTTCAGGGTTGAGTTCATACACTCAACCTTTTTTATTTTCTCAAAGCAAATTGAAGTCAAAAGAAAAAAGATCTATCAAACCGAAAAGATTAAAAGAAGGTGAGCGAGTTGGAATAATCGCTCCTGCAAGTTTTATAACAGAAGAAGATTTCGAAAAGATCAAAGTAAATTTAGAAAATATTGGTCTAATAGCAGTTCCATCAAAAAATTTGTTCAAAAAGACAGGATATCTTGCAGGAGCTGATCAGGAAAGAGTTGAAGATTTACACGAAATGTTTGCACGAAAAGATATAGCCGGAATCTTTTGTGCACGAGGTGGATACGGAACACCAAGAATTCTTCATTTGATAAACTATGATTTAATTCGAAAAAATCCTAAAGTAATTATTGGCTATTCGGATATTACTGCTTTATTAATTGCAATTTATGTGAAGACTGGCTTGATAACTTTTCATGGACCCGTTGGAATCTCGACATTCAATGATTTTACAAAAAATTATATGAAGCAAATTCTTTTCGAAGCAAGCGATTATGTCGATTTGATTAGTGAACCTGAAACACTCGATGAAAACGAAAAGCAAATATCGTCAATTGGAAACGAGATAATTAAAATTTCATCTGGCAAAGCAGAAGGAAATTTAGTCGGCGGTAATCTTTCACTTCTTATAAGTCTGCTCGGGACAGAATTCGATTTTAATCCTGAAAACAAAATTATTTTCATTGAAGAAGTTGGTGAAGAACCGTATCGAATTGATAGGATGTTAACTCATCTAATAAATTCAAAGAAAATTGGGAAATGCAAAGCAGTTGTAATGGGAGTATTCTCTAACTGTGAAGTGAAAAAAGAAAATCCATCATTTAGAGATTCATTTACTTTGCGAGAAGTATTAGTTGATAGATTGAGTTTCCTCAGAATTCCAGTGATTTATGGATTATCATTCGGTCACATAAAAAATAAATTTACTTTACCCATTGGCGTAAGAGCAATGATTGATGTAGAAAAAGAAAAATTTGCATTGCTCGAGCCAGCAGTTAGATAA
- a CDS encoding TlpA family protein disulfide reductase, which yields MNKNKIAIILSLVLIFSLNLFAQNSKKIVVEEIDKAKLEKLIKNRKGKVLLLNIWASWCPPCKKEFPDLVKLAEKYKNSKVDIVGLSVDDKSDLNSEVIPFLQKNEVNFKIYIQNFKSIEELISFFPKWEGAIPLTVIFDKNGNEKKFIIGMRDFEFFDKAIQEVLASK from the coding sequence ATGAATAAAAATAAAATAGCAATCATTCTTAGTTTAGTTTTAATTTTTAGTCTAAATTTATTTGCTCAAAACTCAAAAAAAATTGTAGTTGAAGAGATTGATAAAGCAAAACTCGAGAAGTTAATCAAAAATCGAAAAGGTAAAGTCCTGTTATTAAATATCTGGGCAAGCTGGTGCCCGCCGTGCAAGAAAGAATTTCCAGACTTGGTTAAACTTGCTGAGAAGTATAAAAATTCTAAGGTTGATATAGTTGGTTTGAGTGTTGATGATAAGAGTGATTTAAATTCGGAAGTAATTCCCTTCTTACAAAAGAATGAGGTTAACTTTAAAATCTACATTCAAAATTTCAAAAGTATCGAAGAGTTAATAAGCTTTTTCCCTAAATGGGAAGGAGCAATTCCACTCACTGTGATTTTTGATAAGAATGGTAATGAGAAAAAATTTATAATTGGAATGAGAGATTTTGAATTTTTTGACAAAGCCATACAGGAAGTTCTTGCATCAAAATGA
- a CDS encoding thioredoxin family protein, which yields MKNYILVLLLFFFSLAYSQKEKKVYEDFTLKDYKGNSYSLSDFKSSKAIVIIFISTRCPVSNDYNSRMEKIYQDYKNKGIAFLGINSNKEETVEEINEHSKKNNLTFIILKDYGNKIADKFKASYTPEVFILSSNFELLYHGRIDDSRKINNVKSEDLRRALDEILAGKEVSVKETKAFGCTIKRVEDE from the coding sequence ATGAAAAATTATATCTTAGTTCTTTTACTTTTTTTCTTCTCGCTTGCCTATTCCCAGAAAGAAAAAAAAGTTTATGAAGATTTTACTCTTAAAGATTATAAAGGAAATTCCTATTCATTATCCGATTTCAAAAGTTCGAAAGCAATAGTAATCATTTTTATATCGACTAGATGTCCGGTATCAAACGATTATAATTCGAGGATGGAAAAAATCTATCAGGATTATAAAAATAAAGGCATCGCTTTTCTTGGGATAAATTCAAACAAGGAAGAAACAGTTGAAGAAATTAATGAGCATTCAAAGAAAAATAATCTTACTTTCATCATCTTAAAAGACTATGGCAATAAGATTGCGGATAAATTCAAAGCATCATACACGCCTGAAGTTTTTATCTTAAGCTCCAACTTCGAGTTGCTCTATCATGGCAGGATTGATGACTCAAGAAAAATTAACAATGTCAAAAGCGAGGACCTTAGAAGAGCTCTCGATGAAATCTTAGCGGGCAAAGAAGTCTCAGTAAAAGAAACAAAAGCATTTGGTTGTACAATTAAGAGGGTAGAAGATGAATAA
- the lysA gene encoding diaminopimelate decarboxylase → MRHENFNYKNGILYCENVDLNQLAEAIGTPFYVYSKKTMVDRFRDFEKAFEDIPHQTHYAVKSNSNINIIRLFCSLGAGLDVNSGGELYRALKAGAKPEKILFTGVGKTDEEILMGLKNNIFLFKIESLQELELLNELAKKQNKVANIAIRINPNVNPKTHPYITTGLYESKFGIDQEAALDAFKIASRLPNIKILGIDMHIGSQITDVSAFREAIIVMNELIQKLRDEGIQIEHFDVGGGLGVQYNDEPVPDVFEYANTIKDELKKSNCKIIFEPGRYLTADAGALISKTLYVKNHREKNFLVVDAAVNDLMRPALYNAYHEILPVVQSEREKLTYDIVGPACETGDFFAKNREFIQTNRDELIAIMSAGAYGFCMSSNYNSRRRVAEVLVDDDKFYIIRERETFDDLIRGEKIIDEIFY, encoded by the coding sequence ATGAGACACGAAAATTTTAATTACAAAAACGGAATTCTTTATTGTGAAAATGTAGATCTAAATCAATTAGCTGAGGCAATCGGTACTCCATTTTATGTTTATAGTAAAAAAACAATGGTTGACCGATTTCGTGATTTTGAAAAAGCTTTTGAAGACATTCCACATCAAACTCATTACGCAGTAAAATCAAATTCGAATATTAACATTATAAGATTGTTTTGCTCATTAGGTGCAGGACTGGATGTAAATTCTGGTGGGGAATTATATCGAGCTTTAAAAGCTGGTGCAAAACCCGAAAAAATTCTTTTTACTGGTGTTGGAAAGACTGATGAAGAAATTTTAATGGGCTTAAAAAATAATATCTTTCTCTTCAAAATCGAATCGCTGCAGGAACTTGAATTACTTAATGAGCTTGCCAAAAAACAAAACAAAGTTGCAAACATTGCAATTAGAATAAATCCTAATGTAAATCCTAAAACTCATCCATACATCACTACTGGATTATATGAAAGCAAATTTGGAATTGATCAGGAAGCTGCTTTAGATGCTTTCAAAATTGCATCAAGGTTACCAAATATTAAAATCCTTGGAATTGATATGCACATCGGTTCACAAATTACCGATGTATCTGCTTTCCGTGAAGCGATTATTGTAATGAATGAATTAATACAAAAGTTGAGAGATGAAGGAATCCAAATAGAACATTTTGATGTCGGCGGTGGACTTGGAGTCCAATACAATGACGAGCCAGTACCGGATGTATTTGAATATGCAAATACAATTAAAGATGAACTTAAGAAATCAAATTGTAAAATTATTTTTGAGCCTGGCAGGTATTTAACAGCCGATGCTGGAGCGCTTATCTCAAAAACTCTTTATGTAAAAAATCATCGAGAAAAAAACTTTTTAGTAGTAGATGCTGCAGTAAACGACTTAATGCGTCCTGCATTGTATAATGCTTATCATGAAATTCTTCCGGTTGTCCAATCTGAAAGAGAAAAATTGACTTACGACATAGTCGGACCAGCTTGTGAAACAGGCGATTTTTTTGCAAAAAACAGAGAATTTATCCAGACAAACAGAGATGAATTGATTGCAATTATGTCTGCAGGAGCGTACGGCTTCTGTATGTCTTCAAATTACAATTCGCGAAGACGAGTTGCTGAAGTTCTGGTTGATGACGATAAGTTTTATATAATTCGCGAACGAGAAACATTTGACGATTTAATTAGAGGTGAAAAAATTATTGATGAAATTTTTTATTAA
- a CDS encoding cupin domain-containing protein produces MNKYIVQRSPLRIPTNDGKTILEHFGVPSTGTDEFSFAHMIAPPKWSEPFQSPEFDEITFVIRGKKQIEIDDEKIILNENESILVRKGTRVRYSNPFDEPVEYVSVCIPAFSIEKVHREIE; encoded by the coding sequence ATGAATAAATATATCGTTCAAAGAAGTCCGTTGAGAATTCCAACCAACGATGGAAAAACAATACTTGAACATTTTGGAGTTCCTTCAACTGGAACAGATGAATTTAGTTTTGCTCATATGATTGCCCCTCCCAAATGGAGCGAGCCTTTTCAATCGCCTGAATTCGATGAAATTACGTTTGTAATTCGTGGAAAAAAACAAATTGAAATCGATGATGAGAAAATAATTCTTAATGAGAATGAAAGTATTTTGGTAAGAAAAGGTACCAGAGTTCGTTATTCAAATCCATTTGATGAACCTGTTGAATATGTTTCAGTATGTATCCCTGCTTTTTCAATTGAAAAAGTTCACAGAGAAATTGAATAA